A genome region from Polypterus senegalus isolate Bchr_013 chromosome 7, ASM1683550v1, whole genome shotgun sequence includes the following:
- the LOC120532827 gene encoding transmembrane protein 215-like, translated as MRPDDINPRTGLIVALCSVSLVFGFMFTVSGIKGETLGDIPLIAIGPAICLPGLAAILLAKKTDGCTKCPFTKCCARKRALDKENSELLKPSWDLESGKGSRDGLDGPDDSMHVRSGEDSVSSTTTVGESRSLIRRVDENEVLRYLEACYPSNVFSGVSSYCALDRMCIPRDSIAYTATRNSVVYIPRDSIVVFSRRESSPYGTYCCYINPGDFTWGHETVV; from the coding sequence ATGAGACCAGACGATATTAATCCCCGGACTGGATTGATAGTTGCCTTGTGCAGTGTCTCTTTAGTGTTTGGGTTTATGTTTACTGTTTCAGGAATAAAGGGTGAAACATTGGGGGATATTCCTTTAATAGCCATTGGGCCAGCTATCTGCCTACCAGGATTAGCAGCAATTCTTTTGGCCAAAAAGACAGATGGGTGTACAAAGTGCCCTTTCACTAAATGCTGCGCTCGGAAAAGGGCATTAGACAAAGAAAATTCAGAACTGTTGAAACCTTCATGGGACCTGGAATCAGGGAAGGGTAGCAGGGATGGTCTGGATGGACCTGATGACAGCATGCACGTAAGATCAGGTGAAGACTCTGTGTCCTCAACAACTACAGTGGGTGAATCCCGAAGTCTGATTCGTAGAGTTGATGAGAATGAAGTTCTCCGTTACCTGGAGGCATGCTACCCTTCCAATGTTTTCTCTGGGGTGTCCTCCTACTGCGCTCTTGACCGGATGTGTATCCCAAGGGACAGTATAGCATATACTGCCACTCGTAACAGTGTGGTGTACATACCAAGAGACAGTATTGTGGTGTTTTCCCGCAGAGAAAGTAGCCCATATGGAACATATTGCTGCTACATCAATCCTGGAGACTTCACCTGGGGCCATGAGACAGTagtctga